ACAGCGCCACGCGCTCCAGGGCCGAATCCACACGCTTGACGATTTCGGCCTTGGACAGGCCGAGAATCTGCAATGGCAAGGCGATGTTGTTGAACACCGTGCGATCGAACAGCAACTGGTGGTTCTGGAACACCACGCCGATCTGCCGACGCAGGAACGGGATCTGTGCATTGCTGATGGTGGCTAGGTCCTGGCCGGCCAGCAGCAGTTTGCCGGTGGTGGGGCGCTCCATGGCCAACAACAGGCGCAGCAAGGTACTTTTGCCGGCGCCGGAATGCCCGGTGACAAACAAGAACTCGCCACGGCGCACCCGGAAGCTCAGCTCATGCAAGCCGACATGCCCGTTGGCGTACCGCTTGCCCACCTGTTCAAAACGAATCATGAACGCTCCCGCTCGGCAAACAGCGCCTGGACAAAGGGTTCGGCCTCAAACGTGCGCAGGTCATCAATACCTTCGCCGACACCGATATAACGAATCGGCAACCCGAATTGTTTAGCCAGGGCGAAAATAACCCCGCCCTTGGCCGTGCCATCGAGCTTAGTCAATGCCAGGCCGGTCAGCTGTACCGTCTGGTTGAATTGCTTGGCCTGGCTGATCGCGTTCTGCCCGGTACCGGCGTCCAGCACCAACAGCACCTCGTGCGGCGCATCGGCGTCGAGCTTGCCCATCACCCGGCGGACTTTCTTCAACTCTTCCATCAGATTGTCTTTGGTATGCAGGCGACCGGCGGTATCGGCGATCAGCACATCGATGTTACGGGCCTTGGCGGCCTGCACGGCATCGAAGATCACCGAGGCGGAGTCGGCGCCGGTGTGCTGGGCGATGACCGGGATCTTGTTGCGTTCGCCCCACACCTGCAATTGCTCCACCGCAGCGGCGCGGAAGGTGTCACCGGCGGCGAGCATGACTTTCTTGCCTTCCAGTTGCAGCTTCTTCGCCAGCTTGCCGATGGTGGTGGTCTTGCCGGCGCCGTTGACGCCTACCACCAGGATCACGAAAGGCTTTTTCTCGGTAATCACCAGCGGTGCTTCCACCGGCTTGAGCATGGCGGCCAGTTCGGCCTGCAATGACTTGTAAAGCGCGTCGGCGTCAGTGAGCTGCTTGCGCGCCACCTTCTGGGTCAGGCTCTGGATGATCACGGCGGTGGCTTCGACGCCCACGTCAGCGGTCAGCAGACGGGTCTCGATGTCTTCGAGCAACTCGTCGTCGATGATTTTCTTGCCGAGGAACAGGCTCGCCATGCCCTCGCCAATGCTGGCGCTGGTTTTGCTCAGGCCTTGCTTGAGGCGGGCGAAGAAGCCGGTCTTGCTGGCCTCGGCAGGCGCATGGACAGGCGCAGGTACTGCGACAGTCTCGATGACTGCGGGCGCAGCAGCGACTACCACTGCAGCGGGTTCGACTATCAGCGGGGCCGGCTCAGCGACGACGGGTAGCGGCTCGACAGGCTCGACAATGGCAGGAATCGGCGGCGCTGCATGTTCGGCCTGCACATCCTCCACCAACGCAACGGGCTCTTCAGCCACCGGCAATGACGGCCATGGCTTATGCTCTGGCTCTGGCTCTGGCTCTGGCTCTGGCGCAGCCTCCACCACCGGCTGCAAGACCGGCTCGGCCATCGGCAACACCACCGGCGCCTCGACAACAGGCTCAGCCCCCGGCTCAATCGCAGGTTCCGCCTGCAGAACAGGCTCGGGCACAGGCTCAGGTTGGACTTGCGGCTGTTCGACGACGGTTTCCTGCGGCTTTTTGCGCAGCCATCCGAACAGGCCTTTTTTCTCGCCAGCCGCAGCTGGGCTCTTCTTGTCGTCGTTGGAACCAAACATGGAGGACGGCTATCTCACGGTAGCGACGCGCCTAGGTGGCGCCTCGGTAAATAATATTCGATGCGCAACAGACTGTTTTTTAGCCAGCTTGTTCATGCGCAGCATTTTGTGAGGCGTGAATACAGCCTCAACAAATCGATTCAATATAGGACTGAAGCGATAAAATCGGCGAAAAGCGGATTAAAACCGGGGAAACCCACCGATAACTCCATCTTTACGACGACTGGATCCGAAACGATATGACAGCCGCAGTGGCCGCCGCTAATACGGATCAGTATCCTAGCACCTCCTCGCCCGCCGACGCTAAGACCAAGCGGGCAGCCCAACAGGTTTAAAAACGAATGAATGCTCTAGCCCGCCGCGCCGCAGGCCTGCTGCTCAGCACAGTTTGTCTGCCCCTTTCAGCCTTGGCTGCCGACCCACAACCCACCCATGAATTCACCCTGGACAACGGCCTCAAGGTCGTCGTGCGCGAAGACCATCGCGCCCCGGTGGTGGTCTCGCAGGTCTGGTACAAGGTCGGCTCCAGCTATGAAACCCCTGGCCAGACCGGTTTGTCCCACGCCCTGGAACATATGATGTTCAAGGGCAGCTCCAAGACCGGCCCCGGCGAAGCCTCGCTGATCCTGCGCGACCTGGGCGCCGAAGAAAACGCCTTCACCAGCGACGACTACACCGCCTACTACCAAGTACTGGCCCGCGACCGCCTGGGCGTTGCCCTGGAGCTGGAAGCCGACCGCATGGCCACCCTGCGCCTGCCGGCCGACGAATTCAGCCGCGAGATCGAAGTCATCAAGGAGGAGCGCCGCCTGCGCACCGATGACAACCCGCTGTCCAAGGCCTTTGAACGTTTCAAGGCGATGGCCTACCCGGCTAGCGGCTACCACACGCCGACCATCGGCTGGATGGCCGACCTGGACCGCATGAAGGTCGAGGAACTGCGCCACTGGTACCAATCCTGGTACGTGCCAAACAACGCCACGCTGGTAGTGGTCGGCGACGTGACCCCGGATGAGGTGAAAACCCTGGCCCAGCGTTACTTCGGCCCGATCCCCAAGCGCGACGTGCCACCGGCGAAAAAGCCCCTGGAGCTGGCCGAGCCGGGCGAGCGCCTGCTGACCCTGCATGTTCAGACCCAATTGCCGAGCGTCATCCTGGGCTTTAACGTCCCGGGCCTGGCCACCGCCGAAGACAAACGCTCGGTCAACGCCCTGCGCCTGATCTCGGCGCTGCTCGATGGCGGCTACAGCGCGCGCATCCCGAGCCAGCTGGAACGCGGTGAAGAACTGGTGTCCGCGGCCTCGACCAACTACGACGCCTATACCCGTGGCGACAGCCTGTTCACCTTGAGCGCCACGCCCAACCAGCAGAAGAAGAAAACCGTGGCCCAGGCCGAAGCCGGGCTCTGGCGCCTGCTGGACGAACTCAAGGCCAAGCCACCGACCGCCGAGGAGCTGGAACGCATCCGCGCCCAGGTCATTGCCGGCGTGGTCTACGAGCGCGACTCCATCACCAGCCAGGCCACGGCCATTGGCTCCCTGGAAACGGTCGGCCTGTCGTGGAAGCTGATGGACACCGAGCTTGCCGAGCTGCAAAGCGTGACACCCGAGGACATCCAGAAGGCCGCGCGCACGTATTTCACCCGCGAACGCCTGAGTATCGCCCATGTCCTGCCCGAGGAGACCACTCATGAGTGATCGCAAAAACAACCGCCTGGTACTGCCCGGCCTGATCGTCGTGACCCTGGTGGCGGCAGTCGCGGTGTATATCGGTCGCCCGGACGACTCCGTTGCGAGCCCGGCACTGGAGCAGGCCAAGTCCAGCAAGACCCTGCAATCCCTGGCAGAGCTGGACGGAAAGAACCCAACCAACCGCCAGCTCAACGTGCAGACCTGGAATACCGCCGAAGGCGCCAAGGTGCTGTTCGTCGAGGCCCACGAACTGCCGATGTTCGACATGCGCATCCTGTTCGCCGCTGGCAGCAGCCAGGACGGCAACACGCCAGGCCTGGCCCTGCTGACCAACGCCATGCTCAACGAAGGCGTGCCGGGCAAGGACGTGGGGCAGATTGCCGCCGGTTTTGAAGGCCTGGGTGCCGATTTCAGCAACGGCGCCTACCGCGATATGGCGCTGGTCTCGCTGCGCAGCCTCAGTGCCGCCGACAAGCGCGACGCCGCCCTCACGCTGTTTGACCAGGTGATCGGCCAGCCGACCTTCCCTGCCGACTCCCTGGCGCGGATCAAGAACCAGCTGCTAGCCGGCTTCGAGTACCAGAAGCAGAACCCGGGCAAGCTGGCGAGTATCGAGCTGTTCAAGCGCCTGTACGGCGACCATCCCTATGCGCACCCGAGCGAAGGCACGCCTGAGAGCGTTCCGGCTATTACCCAGGCTCAGTTGAAGGCATTCCATGCCAAGGCCTATGCCGCTGGCAACGCGGTGATCGCGATGGTCGGCGACCTGTCCCGGGCCGACGCCGAGGCCATGGCGGCCAAGGTGTCCGCATCGCTGCCCAAGGGCCCGGCACTGGCGAAGATCGCCGAACCGACCGAGCCCAAGGCTGGCCTGGGGCATATCGAGTTTCCATCCAAGCAGACGCACCTGCTGTTCGCACAACTGGGCATCAACCGCGCCGACCCGGACTACGCCGCCCTGTCCCTGGGCAACCAGATCCTTGGCGGCGGTGGCTTTGGTACCCGCTTGATGAGCGAAGTACGTGAGAAGCGTGGCCTGACCTATGGCGTCTATTCGGGCTTCTCGCCGATGCAGGTGCGTGGCCCATTCATGATCAACCTGCAGACCCGCGCCGAAATGAGCGGTGGCACCTTGCGCCTGGTGGAGCAAGTGCTGGCCGACTACCTCAAGACCGGGCCAACGCAAAAAGAACTGGATGACGCCAAGCGCGAACTGGCCGGCAGCTTCCCGCTGTCTACCGCGAGCAACGCCGATATCGTCGGGCAACTGGGCGCCATGGGTTTCTACAACCTGCCGCTCAATTACCTGGAAGATTTCATGAAGCAATCCCAGGCCCTGACCGTAGAGCAGGTCAAGGCCGCCATGAACAAACACTTGAGCAGCGATAAAATGGTGATCGTGACCGCTGGTCCCACCACCGCGCAAAAGCCACTACCGCCCCCCACTGATAAACCTGCCGAGCAGCCGCTCGGGGTTCCGGAGCATTAATGGCCAGTCCATCGCGCCCTAAAAAACCTGTCCATAACGTTCATAACGGTGTGGGCCAACTGCGCATCATTGGCGGCCAATGGCGCAGTCGCAAGCTGAGCTTTCCCGATGTGGTGGGCCTACGCCCCACCCCGGATCGAGTCCGCGAGACCTTGTTCAATTGGCTCGCGCCGTACATCGAGGGGGCCAAGGTACTTGACCCGTTTGCTGGCAGTGGCGCGCTGTTCCTCGAGTCCCTGTCCCGTGGCGCCGCCCTGGGCCAGGCCCTGGACGCGAGCAACGTGGCGGTTTCCAGCCTGCGCGAGCACCTGGGCACACTGCGTTGCACCACCGGCCATGTACAGACCGCCGATGCCCTGCGCTACCTGGAAACCCAGCCGGCCAGTGCATTCGATGTGGTGTTCCTCGACCCGCCGTTCAACCAGAACCTGTTGCCAACCGTCTGCGCACTGCTGGAAGAGCGCCAATGGCTGGCCGATGACGCCTGGGTCTACACCGAAAGCGAGACCGCGCCGTCGACCCTGGGCCTGCCCGGCAACTGGCGCCTGCACCGCGAGCAAAAATCCGGGCGGGTGTATTACGCGCTGTGGCAAAGAACGCTGCCGACCGCTTAAATCGTGGCTAGGAGGCTTGCCGGCAAGCCCCCCTCGCCCCCCCCTTAAGAGTTGTGTCGAGACCGTGATCGTGCCGAACCCCGCCAACCGTTTCACCCCCAGCCTTCGGCCTCGGTAACCCCCCACCTGCAAACGTTGTGGGGCCCACTCTGGCGCCCCACCACCCACCTCGATCGCCAGCGCGAGCGCCTGTGGCTGGAAGATGGTGACTTCCTCGACTTCGACTGGCATGGCCCCCACGACCCGCACGCACCACTGGTGCTGGTACTGCATGGCCTGACAGGCTCGTCCAACTCGCCCTACGTCGCCGGCCTGCAAAAAGCCTTGGCCAGCCAAGGCTGGGCCAGCGTCGCCCTGAACTGGCGCGGTTGTTCCGGCGAACCCAACCTGCTAGCCCGCAGTTACCATTCAGGCGCCAGTGAAGACCTGGCGGCCGCTATTGCGCACCTGCGGGCCAAGCGACCGTTGGCGCCACTGTATGCCGTGGGTTACTCCCTGGGTGGCAATGTGCTGCTCAAGCACCTGGGCGAAACCGGTGACAACTCCGGCCTACAGGGAGCTGCGGCGGTGTCGGTGCCGTTTCGCCTGGACCAGTGCGCCGACCGCATCGGCCTGGGGTTTTCACGGGTCTATCAAAAGCATTTCATGCGCGAGATGCTCGACTACATCCGGGTCAAGCAGCGCCAGTTCCTGGCGGACGGACGCGAAGAAGCGCTGAAAACCCTGGCCGAACTGGGCTCGCTGGAGAAAATGCGCACGTTCTGGGATTTTGACGGCCGCGTCACCGCACCGCTGCATGGCTACCTGAGTGCCGAGGACTATTACCGACGGGCGTCGAGTCGTTACTTCCTCGGGGCGATCCGCACGCCGACGCTGATCATCCAGGCGGCGGATGATCCTTTTGTGTTTGCCCACAGCTTGCCCCTGGCCAGCGAACTGTCGGACTGCACCGAGTTTGAACTGCAGGCCAAGGGCGGGCATGTGGGGTTTGTCGACGGCTCGCTGAAGACGCCTGGGTACTACCTGGAGCGGCGGATACCGCAATGGTTACGGGTAAAACACGGTTAATCATGTGGGAGCGGGCTTGCTCGCGAATGCGGCGTTTCAGCTAATAAATTCGCTGGCTGGCACACCGCATTCGCGGGCAATCCCGCTCCTACATTTGATCGCGGATTACCCACTTAATCGCCGGTAGCAATTTCGCGCTGCGGATCAGTGATCCACTCACTCCACGATCCCGCATACAACTTGCCCAACGGATACCCCGCCAGGCTCAGGGCAAACAGGTTGTGGCACGCTGTCACGCCCGAGCCGCAATACGCCACCAACTCATCCGGCGAACGACCTTGCAATTTGCCGGTAAACCGCTGGCGGAGCTGTTCCACCGGCAAAAAGCGCCCGTCACTGCCTAGGTTCTCGTTGAACGCCGCACATTGCGCCCCGGGAATATGCCCGGCAATCGGGTCGATCGGTTCCATTTCGCCGCGAAAGCGCGGCAAGGCACGGGCGTCGATCAGCGTCAGGCCCGGCTGACCCAGGCGTTTTTGCAGGTGTTCGGCATCCAGCAGCAGATGGTTGTCCGGACTGCCGGTAAAGGTGCCGGGCTCGGTGCTCGGCGCATCCAGGCTCAAGGGGAAACCAGCGCTATGCCAGGCCTTCAGCCCGCCGTCGAGGATCGACACGCCGTCGCGCTTGCCCAGCCAGGCCAGCAGCCACCAGGCACGGGCGGCATACGCGCCCGGGCCGTCGTCATACAGCACGATCTCGCTGTCGCCGTTGATGCCCCAGGCCTGCAACTGCTGGACCAGCGCCTGGGGCGCCGGTAGCGGATGGCGACCGGTCACGCCCTTGGTCACCGGCCCGCTGAGGTGGCGCTCCAGGTCCGCATACTGCGCGCCCTCGATGTGCCCCTCGGCGTAGCTGCAACGCCCGTAATCCGGGTCTTCCAGGGCAAAGCGGCAATCGAGGATGACGAGGCCTGCGTGCTTCTGGCGTTCGGCCAGTTGTTGCGGGCTGATCAGTTGCGCAAGCGGCATAACGAACTCCTGGAAATATGTTCGGGAAAGGGCCTACTTCACTTCTTCCAGTGCCTGACTCAACGGCACGTAAAACTCCTTGAACAACGCGTCCACGGCTTCTTTGGCCTGGGGCGTGATAAACCCTGCCTCCAGCACCAGCACCTGGTACACCCCGCGCTTGATTGCCTCGGCACTCAGGTGCGCGGAGTTCTCGTTGGTGGTGCACAAAAAGCGCACCCAGGAGGTGAGGATAATCCACGCGTTGAGGGTCAAGGCTTCGGTCTGCACCGGGTCCATGTTCAGGATCCCCGCCTCGACAAACCCCCGGTAAATCGCGCCACCCTGGATCAGGCAGCGCTGGGAGAAGCGCCGGTAACCGGTGGCCAGTTCCGGGTCGCTTTCCAGCAGATGCTCAAGATCGCGGTGCAGAAAACGATAGCGCCACATGCCCGCCAGCACCGCCTGCAGGTAGAAGCGCTTGTCCTCGACCACCATGGCGCGCCCCTGGGGCGGGCGCAGGAAACTGTCCACCAATGCTTCGTACTCACGAAACAGCACCGCGATAATCGCCTGCTTGTTCGGGAAGTGGTAGTACAGGTTGCCCGGGGATATTTCCATATGGGCGGCAATATGGTTGGTGCTGATGCTGCGCTCGCCCTGCTGGTTGAACAGCTCCAGGCTGGTTTGCACAATGCGTTCGCTGGTCTTTACTCGTGGTGCCATAGGGGATCGGCTTCTTGAATCCTGATACAAACATCTTACGGTCTATCCTTGCCAGGATAAAACTGCATGTTGCAGCGAAGGCATTTGACAAAATAGAGTAATGACTCTAAAAACGCAGGTATTCCAATAACAATCGGGAACTGCGTCATGTCTGCCAACGTTGCTTACTTGCAAGATTCCCAGGCGCTGGACCAACTCCAGGACCTGTTCGCTGCCCAGCGCCGCGCCTACGCAGCCAACCCGATGCCACCGGCGGCGCAACGCCAGCAGTGGCTCAAGGCCTTGCGCGACCTGCTCAGCGACGAGCGCCAGGCGCTGATCGAGGCCATCAGCAACGATTTCAGCCATCGCAGTGCCGACGAAACCCTGTTCGCCGAGCTGATGCCCAGCCTGCATGGCATCCACTACGCCAGCAAACACCTCAAGGGCTGGATGAAACCGTCGCGCCGCGCTGTAGGTATAGCCTTCCAACCGGCATCTGCCAAAGTGATCTATCAACCCCTGGGGGTCATCGGGGTGATCGTGCCCTGGAACTACCCGCTGTACCTGGCTATCGGCCCGCTGGTCGGTGCGTTGGCGGCAGGTAACCGGGTGATGCTCAAGCTCAGCGAATCCACCCCGGCCACTGGCCAGTTGCTCAAGAACCTGCTGGCGCAAATCTTCCCCGAAGACCTGGTGTGCGTGGTGCTCGGCGAAGCCGAAGTGGGCATGGCGTTTTCCAAACTGCCTTTTGATCACCTGCTGTTCACCGGCGCCACCAGCATCGGCAAGCACGTCATGCGCGCCGCCGCCGAGCACCTGACTCCGGTCACTCTGGAGCTGGGCGGTAAATCCCCGGCGATTGTCTCGGCGGATGTGCCGCTCAAGGATGCCGCCGAACGGATCGCCTTCGGCAAGGCATTGAATGCGGGGCAGACCTGTGTGGCGCCGGACTATGTGCTGGTCCCCGAGGATCGGGTGGATGGCTTCGTCGCGGCCTACACCCAGGCGGTACGCGGGTTTTATCCGACCCTGGCCGATAACCCGGACTACACCGCCATCATCAACGAGCGACAACTCGCCCGGCTCAATGCCTACGTCAAGGACGCCACCGACAAAGGCGCGACCCTTGTGCCGCTCTACGACCAGGGCCAGGCCCGGCGCATGGCCCATAGCCTGCTGCTGAACGTCAGCGATGAAATGACCGTGATGCAGGACGAGATTTTCGGCCCGGTGCTGCCCATCGTGCCCTATCGCGGGATCGACCAAGCCTTCGCCTACATCAACCAGCGCCCTCGCCCACTGGCGCTGTATTACTTCGGCTACAACAAGGCTGAACAGAATCGCGTACTCCACGAAACCCATTCCGGCGGCGTGTGCCTGAACGACACCCTGCTGCATGTGGCCCAGGACGATATGCCTTTTGGCGGCATCGGCCCTTCGGGCATGGGCCACTACCATGGCCATGAAGGTTTCCTCACCTTCAGCAAGGCCAAGGGCGTGCTGATCAAACAACGCCTGAATGCGGCCAAGCTGATTTACCCGCCGTATGGCAAAGCCATCCAGAAACTGATCCAGAAGCTGTTCGTGCGCTAAAACCGTTATCACTGGGACAACAATAAAAATGAACCCTAGCCTGACTGAATCACCTGCGCTGTCGCGGCGCGGCGTCTTGAAAATCGGCCTGTGCGCCAGCGCCTTCCTGGCGACTGCAGGCCTTGGTGCCAGCCTCAGCGGCTGCTCCAGCAGCACCCCCGCCAGCGGCTTTGCCATGCTGCGCAACAGCGACCTGCCGTTTTTGCGCGCGGTGATCCCAGTGTTGCTAGAGGGCGCGGCCAGCGCCGAGGTCGTGGCGGCGGGTATCGAAGACACCCTGAAAAAACTCGATTACAGCCTGCAGCACCTGTCGCCGGAGATGTTCAAGCTGACCCAGCAGTTGTTCGACGTGCTCGGCATGGCCGTCACCCGGGGTCCACTGACTGGCATCTGGGGCAGTTGGGAAAACGCCAGCAGCGAGCAGATCCGCAACTTCCTGCATCGCTGGGAGAACAGTTTCCTCAACCTGCTGCGCATGGGCCAGGGCTCGCTGCTCAAGCTGGTGATCATGGCCTGGTACTTCCGACCCGAGTCCTGGGCCCATTGCGGGTACCCCGGGCCACCGAGGATCTAGCCTGGGTAACCCACATTGATAGCCACTCCGTAGCCAAAACAATAAGAGAACAAGCTGATGCCCGTACCTGATGTGTTCCGCGATGGCATGGCCCGCGGCTGGAAGACCCATAACGGCGCTGCCCTCGACCAGGACCTGACGCTGGAAGCCGATGTCGCAATCATCGGCAGCGGCGCAGGGGGCGGCACTACCGCAGAGATTCTCAGCGCCGCTGGCTACAAGGTGCTGCTGATCGAAGAAGGCCCGCTCAAGACCAGCAGCGATTTCAAGCTGCTGGAAGACGAGGCCTACGCCAGCCTGTATCAGGAAGGCATCGGCCGCATGAGCAAGGACGGCGCCATCACCATCCTGCAGGGCCGCGCCGTGGGCGGCACCACGCTGATCAACTGGACTTCGAGTTTTCGTACACCGGACCCGACCCTGTCCCACTGGGCCAGTGAATACGCGGTCAAAGGCCATAGCAGCGCCGAGATGGCGCCGTGGTTTGAAAAGATGGAGCAACGCCTGGGCATCGCCCCCTGGGCCCTGCCGCCCAACGCCAACAATGACGTGATCCGCAAAGGCTGCGAAAAGCTCGGTTACAGCTGGCACGTGATCCCACGCAACGTGCGCGGCTGTTTCAACCTGGGCTATTGCGGCATGGGCTGCCCGGTCAACGCCAAGCAATCGATGCTGGTGACCACCATTCCTTCGACCCTGGAGCAAGGCGGCGAGCTGCTGTACCTGGCCCGCGCCGAACGCCTGAAGTTCAGCGGCGACACCATCACCAGCCTCGAATGCGTGGCCATGGATGCGCGCTGCGTAGCGCCCACCGGCCGTAAGATCACGGTCAAAGCCAAGCATTACGTACTGGCCGGCGGCGGCATCAACAGCCCGGCACTGCTGATGCGCTCGGACGCACCCGACCCACACTCGCGCCTGGGCAAGCGCACCTTCCTGCATCTGGTGAATTTTTCTGCGGGGTTGTTCGACGAAGTGATCAACCCGTTCTATGGCGCGCCGCAGTCGATTTACTCTGATCACTTCCAGTGGCAGGACGGCACCACCGGCAAAATGTCGTACAAGCTCGAAGCACCGCCCTTACATCCGGCCCTGGCCAGCACCTTGTTCGGCGGTTACGGCACGCAGAACGCCCTGGACATGAGCCAGCTGCCCAAGACTCACGCGATGCTGGCGTTGCTGCGGGATGGCTTCCACCCCGACAGCCAGGGCGGCAGCGTCGGTCTGCGCGGTGATGGCACGCCGGTGCTCGACTATGAGGTCTCGCCCTACGCCTGGGACGGCCTGCGCCGGGCCTTCCACAGCATGGCCGAGATCCAGTTTGCCGCCGGCGCCAAGTCGGTCAAGCCGCTGCACCATGACGCGCGCTACGTCAGCACACTGGCCGAGGCACGCAGCCTGATCGACGGCCTGAACCTGGAACTGCATCGCACCTGCCTGGGGAGCGCCCATGTGATGGGTGGTTGCGCCATGGGTGAAGAACCGAAAAATGCCGTGGCCGACAGCCTTGGGCGGCATCACCAGTTGCGTAACCTGTCGATCCACGATGGCTCATTGTTCCCCACCAGCATCGGCGCCAACCCACAATTGTCGGTGTATGGCCTGACCGCACAACTGGCGACAGCACT
The Pseudomonas hygromyciniae genome window above contains:
- a CDS encoding GMC family oxidoreductase; amino-acid sequence: MPVPDVFRDGMARGWKTHNGAALDQDLTLEADVAIIGSGAGGGTTAEILSAAGYKVLLIEEGPLKTSSDFKLLEDEAYASLYQEGIGRMSKDGAITILQGRAVGGTTLINWTSSFRTPDPTLSHWASEYAVKGHSSAEMAPWFEKMEQRLGIAPWALPPNANNDVIRKGCEKLGYSWHVIPRNVRGCFNLGYCGMGCPVNAKQSMLVTTIPSTLEQGGELLYLARAERLKFSGDTITSLECVAMDARCVAPTGRKITVKAKHYVLAGGGINSPALLMRSDAPDPHSRLGKRTFLHLVNFSAGLFDEVINPFYGAPQSIYSDHFQWQDGTTGKMSYKLEAPPLHPALASTLFGGYGTQNALDMSQLPKTHAMLALLRDGFHPDSQGGSVGLRGDGTPVLDYEVSPYAWDGLRRAFHSMAEIQFAAGAKSVKPLHHDARYVSTLAEARSLIDGLNLELHRTCLGSAHVMGGCAMGEEPKNAVADSLGRHHQLRNLSIHDGSLFPTSIGANPQLSVYGLTAQLATALAERLKTA